A portion of the Salminus brasiliensis chromosome 9, fSalBra1.hap2, whole genome shotgun sequence genome contains these proteins:
- the clul1 gene encoding clusterin-like protein 1 → MRALLLSLALLASLHAFQAGPGPTPKAVPADTLKRLSLEGEKLVDEEVRRALYGVKQMKEVMARNEEKHEHLMKSLRNSGEKKKGAAEMAQDVVKKLDEAEQHCKEALKSSWEECRPCLEDTCKSFYTNTCRRGFATFSSKLEGFFRRVSARFGSRDSWDELEVNQSEQSPDLDVVRIEESFSTLLTKVGSLVNRSMVLVSRFHRQLDLALRKAFVPELQEDEDGVALLPTAADELDSAYLQGVGLDEVLESFFDFGRSLTEEFGAVITQAFDKVHSALEEAEKEREKQLFPGFLHRRKLCRDLRRQSAECWQLQSKCEACQGTLLAECPSVRELHIELDEVSELLEVSKQQYEEVLGIVQRHTEDTVGWLNSMAAEFGWVAELVHGNATPENIFSITTVVTEEEANMPAAGTKVEVNILNAPTVTLIVPAGLQLQDPAFIQYVANEALGLYKQRSRQEDA, encoded by the exons ATGAGGGCTCTGCTGCTCTCCCTGGCTTTATTGGCCTCGCTGCATGCCTTCCAGGCCGGCCCTGGTCCCACTCCAAAAGCTGTACCAGCGGACACTCTCAAAC GACTGTCTTTGGAAGGAGAGAAGCTTGTGGATGAGGAGGTCAGAAGAGCCCTCTACGGTGTTAAGCAGATGAAAGAGGTGATGGCCAGGAATGAGGAGAAGCATGAGCACCTGATGAAGTCTCTCCGGAACAgtggagagaagaagaag GGGGCAGCAGAGATGGCTCAGGACGTGGTCAAGAAGTTGGACGAGGCGGAGCAGCACTGTAAGGAGGCTCTGAAGTCTTCATGGGAAGAGTGCAGGCCCTGTCTGGAGGACACCTGCAAGAGCTTCTACACCAACACCTGCCGCCGCGGCTTCGCCACTTTCTCTAGTAAG CTGGAGGGCTTCTTCCGCAGGGTGAGTGCCCGTTTTGGCTCACGAGACTCTTGGGATGAGCTCGAAGTGAACCAGAGTGAACAGAGCCCAGACTTGGATGTGGTAAGGATCGAGGAGTCATTCAGCACCCTGCTGACCAAGGTGGGCAGCCTGGTGAACAGGAGCATGGTGCTGGTGTCCCGCTTCCACAGGCAGCTGGACCTGGCGCTGCGTAAGGCCTTTGTTCCAGAGCTCCAGGAGGACGAGGACGGTGTGGCGCTCCTCCCTACAGCCGCAGACGAGCTGGACTCGGCCTACCTGCAGGGCGTGGGGCTGGACGAGGTGCTGGAATCCTTCTTTGACTTCGGCAGGAGTTTGACTGAGGAGTTTGGTGCCGTGATCACCCAGGCTTTTGACAAAGTGCACAGTGCGTTGGAGgaggcagagaaagaaagag agaaGCAGCTTTTCCCTGGCTTCCTCCATAGGAGAAAACTGTGCAGAGATCTGCGCAGACAGTCTGCAGAGTGCTGGCAGCTCCAGAGCAAGTGTGAAGCCTGCCAGGGAACCCTGCTTGCTG agTGCCCGAGTGTACGGGAGCTGCACATCGAGCTGGACGAGGTGTCAGAGCTGCTGGAGGTGTCCAAGCAGCAATATGAGGAGGTGCTAGGCATTGTGCAGCGTCACACCGAGGACACAGTGGGCTGGCTCAACAGCATGGCTGCAGAGTTCGGCTGGGTGGCTGAGCTGGTCCACGGTAACGCCACGCCAGAGAACATCTTCAGCATCACCACG gtggtgacTGAAGAGGAAGCGAACATGCCTGCGGCAGGCACAAAGGTAGAGGTGAACATCCTGAACGCTCCCACTGTCACACTCATCGTGCCGGCCGGCCTACAGCTACAGGACCCGGCCTTCATCCAGTATGTGGCCAACGAGGCTCTGGGCCTGTACAAGCAGAGGTCCAG GCAGGAAGACGCTTGA